In Musa acuminata AAA Group cultivar baxijiao chromosome BXJ2-3, Cavendish_Baxijiao_AAA, whole genome shotgun sequence, the following proteins share a genomic window:
- the LOC103978899 gene encoding uncharacterized protein LOC103978899 → MAPIIFVIIAFPCTVGATALAMLHIYRHLLNYTEPIFQRYIVRIIFMIPVYALMSFLSLILNDRSIYFNSIREVYEAWVIYNFLSLCLAWVGGPGAVVLSLSGRSLKPSWYLMTCCLPSIPLDGRFIRKCKQGGLQFVILKPILVVITFILYAKGKYEDGNFSVDQAYLYITIIYTVSYSMALYALALFYVACKDLLRPFNPVPKFIIIKSVVFLTYWQGVLVFLAAKSGFIKNSEAAAEFQNFVLCVEMLAAAVGHLYAFPYKEYAGANIGGSGGLRGSLVHALKFNDFYHDTVHQFAPTYHDYVLYNNNEGDEGARKYRSRTFVPTGQEMDAVRKNKHMYPGKLDDTRLSSVSTSNSGSPVIANRLQDQVDLEAIKSSLLKDSSAASARPYDFSVLAATDLSNYPAKVPPAVDDSSKR, encoded by the exons GAGCCACAGCACTGGCGATGCTTCACATATACAGGCACCTATTGAATTATACAGAACCTATCTTTCAGCGCTACATAGTTCGCATCATCTTCATGATACCG GTCTATGCACTGATGTCATTCTTGTCTCTCATCCTTAATGATCGATCAATATATTTTAATTCTATTCGAGAAGT CTATGAAGCTTGGGTTATTTATAACTTCCTTTCGCTCTGCTTGGCATGGGTGGGAGGCCCAGGTGCTGTGGTTTTGAGTTTAAGTGGCCGATCTCTGAAGCCATCTTGGTACCTAATGACGTGCTGTTTACCTTCTATTCCCCTTGATGG GCGTTTCATAAGAAAGTGCAAGCAAGGTGGTTTGCAGTTTGTGATCCTGAAGCCTATTCTAGTTGTGATAACCTTCATACTCTATGCAAAAGGGAAATATGAAGATGGAAATTTCAGTGTGGATCAAGCCTATCTTTACATCACAATAATCTACACAGTATCATATTCCATGgcgttgtatgctcttgctttgttCTATGTGGCATGTAAAGATTTGCTCCGGCCTTTCAACCCAGTTCCAAAGTTCATCATAATTAAATCTGTGGTTTTCCTCACATATTGGCAG GGTGTCTTGGTTTTTCTCGCAGCCAAGTCTGGGTTCATAAAAAATTCAGAAGCAGCTGCGGAATTTCAGAACTTTGTGTTATGTGTTGAGATGCTTGCAGCAGCTGTTGGCCACTTGTATGCATTTCCATACAAGGAATATGCGGGTGCTAACATTGGTGGTTCTGGTGGTTTAAGGGGAAGCCTTGTTCATGCTTTGAAGTTCAACGATTTCTACCATGACACAGTTCATCAG TTCGCCCCTACTTATCATGATTATGTTCTGTACAACAACAATGAGGGTGATGAGGGAGCAAGAAAGTATCGATCACGAACCTTTGTGCCTACGGGGCAGGAGATGGATGCTGTGAGAAAGAACAAACATATGTACCCAGGGAAGTTGGATGATACACGGTTGTCTAGTGTTTCCACATCAAACTCAGGAAGCCCTGTGATTGCAAACAGATTGCAAGACCAAGTGGACTTGGAAGCAATCAAATCTTCATTGCTCAAAGACAGCTCTGCTGCTTCTGCACGACCATATGATTTTTCAGTATTGGCTGCTACTGATTTGTCAAATTACCCTGCCAAGGTTCCTCCTGCTGTTGATGACTCAAGCAAAAGGTAA
- the LOC135608188 gene encoding uncharacterized protein LOC135608188, whose translation MGSLMAGWSSPVVDPEKALLKRNKSLTKEEIDSFWRLHRPTKEEEEDFQASLSSPRTPQESEGLRLKKTVMGFPDSPDMEKPPKTGDWWTRSNWAFLNEPPRDELSDSAHKYTAQFHVADLAVKKS comes from the exons ATGGGTTCTCTCATGGCCGGCTGGTCTTCGCCTGTTGTAGACCCAGAAAAAG CTCTGCTGAAGAGAAACAAGTCGCTGACGAAGGAAGAGATCGACAGCTTCTGGAGACTGCACAGGccgaccaaagaagaggaagaagacttcCAAGCCAGTTTGAGCTCCCCGAGAACCCCTCAG GAGTCGGAAGGGCTGAGACTAAAGAAGACTGTCATGGGGTTTCCTGATAGCCCAGACATGGAGAAGCCTCCCAAGACCGGTGACTG GTGGACGAGGAGCAACTGGGCGTTTCTGAATGAGCCACCTCGTGACGAGCTGAGCGATTCAGCTCACAAGTACACAGCTCAGTTCCATGTTGCTGACCTCGCCGTCAAGAAATCGTAG
- the LOC103978897 gene encoding cathepsin B-like protease 3, with amino-acid sequence MASPCPLSLLLLVIALASALHPPQQVFAVKPMPRLRTDSMILQNSIIQKINANPNAGWKASMNSRFENYTIGQFKHILGVKPMPHNEVMDIPTKTYTKSLKLPKQFDARTAWPQCSTIGRILDQGHCGSCWAFGAVESLSDRFCVHFGMNISLSVNDLLSCCGFMCGDGCDGGYPIRAWRYFVENGVVTDECDPYFDDIGCAHPGCVPLYPTPQCAKKCQVKNLLWDESKHFAVNAYRVKSDPPAIMTEVYTNGPVEVSFTVYEDFAHYKSGVYKHLTGDEIGGHAVKLIGWGSSDEGEDYWLLANQWNRGWGDDGYFKISRGTNECGIEEDVVAGMPASKNLIVDYTTSDPKAAASA; translated from the exons ATGGCGTCCCCGTGCCCCTTGTCCCTACTTCTTCTTGTCATCGCTTTAGCCTCGGCGCTTCATCCGCCGCAGCAG GTCTTTGCAGTAAAACCAATGCCTCGACTCAGGACAGATTCAATGATACTTCAG AATTCAATTATTCAAAAGATTAATGCTAACCCTAATGCTGGATGGAAAGCGTCCATGAACTCCCGTTTCGAAAATTATACA ATTGGTCAGTTCAAGCATATTCTTGGGGTGAAACCAATGCCTCACAATGAGGTGATGGATATTCCTAcaaaaacttatacaaaatctttAAAGCTTCCGAAGCAATTTGATGCAAGGACGGCTTGGCCTCAGTGTAGCACAATTGGAAGAATACTTG ATCAG GGGCACTGTGGTTCATGTTGGGCTTTTGGTGCTGTAGAATCACTTTCCGATCGTTTCTGCGTTCACTTTGGCATG AACATTTCTCTGTCCGTCAACGACCTTTTATCCTGCTGTGGGTTCATGTGTGGAGACGGCTGTGATGGAGGGTACCCCATACGTGCGTGGCGGTACTTTGTCGAGAATGGCGTCGTCACTGATGAG TGTGACCCATATTTCGATGACATTGGATGTGCTCATCCAGGCTGTGTACCTCTATATCCAACCCCACAATGTGCAAAAAAGTGTCAAGTTAAGAATCTCTTGTGGGATGAGTCTAAGCATTTCGCTGTCAACGCTTATAGAGTAAAATCGGATCCACCGGCTATCATGACAGAGGTCTACACAAATGGTCCTGTGGAAGTCAGCTTTACTGTTTATGAG GACTTTGCTCACTATAAATCAGGAGTCTACAAGCATTTGACAGGTGATGAAATCGGTGGCCACGCCGTAAAGCTGATCGGATGGGGGAGTAGCGATGAGGGTGAAGACTACTGG CTTCTTGCAAACCAGTGGAACCGAGGCTGGGGTGAT GATGGTTACTTCAAGATCTCAAGGGGCACAAACGAATGTGGAATCGAAGAGGATGTTGTTGCTGGGATGCCCGCGTCTAAGAACTTGATCGTAGATTATACTACCAGCGATCCAAAAGCCGCTGCCAGTGCTTAG